One Perca flavescens isolate YP-PL-M2 chromosome 9, PFLA_1.0, whole genome shotgun sequence genomic window carries:
- the rxfp3.2b gene encoding relaxin family peptide receptor 3.2b, whose product MTEFLLQNEYIDIAVQKGGIAKVPGCIVHKGVITQLIQEAQEGDGDQAVLWLYLVNAYGWILQGPKHLIRWDRMDFKPAKSRSLVVRKGNITDKFRFSLVTCEQESPAMQLNETGVLTLAPEPCEQQILLEDNTGNPSGGSTSNLSLHCWLQLLTKESIMDFPGDNASLVVRVMIACVYSIVCALGLVGNSLALYLLHSRYRQKQSSINCFVMGLAITDLQFVLTLPFWAVDTALDFRWPFGRVMCKIISSVTTMNMYASVYFLTAMSVARYYSICSALKMHSRRAAATRAKWTSLGIWAVSLLATLPHAIYSSSVQVSDEELCLVRFPDSGNWDPQFLLGLYQLQKVLLGFLIPLIIITVCYLLLVRLILSRRITGAGGPEVEQGRQKRRSKVTKSIVIVVLSFFLCWLPNQALTLWGVLIKFDLVPFSKAFYNAQAYAFPLTVCLAHTNSCLNPVLYCLIRQEFRAGLKELLLNATPSFSSLTHLLHRRAKVAEAPPALVLVQMDV is encoded by the exons ATGACGGAGTTCCTGCTACAGAATGAGTACATTGACATCGCTGTACAGAAAGGTGGGATCGCGAAAGTACCAGGCTGCATTGTGCATAAAGGAGTTATCACCCAGCTAATCCAGGAGGCTCAAGAAGGCGACGGCGATCAGGCAGTGCTGTGGCTCTACCTTGTCAACGCCTATGG ATGGATCCTCCAAGGCCCCAAACACCTCATCAGGTGGGACAGAATGGACTTTAAACCAGCTAAGTCCCGATCCCTTGTTGTGAGAAAGGGAAACATAACCGACAAGTTCCGTTTCTCCCTG GTAACATGTGAGCAAGAGAGTCCAGCCATGCAGCTGAATGAGACTGGAGTTCTAACACTGGCTCCAGAGCCATGTGAGCAGCAGATACTACTGGAGGACAACACTGGAAACCCTAGCGGCGGTTCCACCAGCAACCTGTCGCTGCACTGCTGGCTGCAGCTCCTCACCAAGGAATCTATCATGGATTTTCCAGGAGACAACGCCAGTTTAGTGGTGCGTGTGATGATAGCGTGTGTCTACTCCATAGTCTGTGCACTCGGGCTGGTAGGAAACTCACTGGCTCTGTATCTGCTGCACTCACGTTACAGGCAGAAGCAATCGTCCATCAACTGCTTTGTGATGGGACTGGCTATCACAGACCTCCAGTTTGTTCTGACTTTACCTTTCTGGGCGGTGGACACAGCCCTGGACTTCCGATGGCCGTTTGGCCGTGTGATGTGCAAAATCATCAGCTCTGTCACCACCATGAACATGTATGCCAGCGTATACTTCCTCACCGCTATGAGCGTGGCACGTTATTACTCTATCTGCTCCGCGCTGAAGATGCACAGCCGACGGGcggcagccactagagccaAGTGGACCAGCCTGGGCATATGGGCTGTCTCTCTGCTGGCCACTCTGCCTCATGCCATCTACTCTAGCAGCGTCCAGGTGTCAGATGAGGAGCTGTGCCTGGTGCGCTTCCCGGACTCAGGCAACTGGGATCCACAGTTTCTTTTGGGACTCTACCAGCTGCAAAAGGTCCTGCTGGGCTTCCTTATTCCTCTGATCATAATTACTGTCTGCTACCTGCTCCTAGTCCGCCTAATCCTCAGCCGACGAATCACAGGAGCAGGGGGCCCAGAGGTTGAGCAGGGCCGGCAAAAGCGTCGCTCCAAAGTGACCAAATCCATTGTCATCGTggttttgtctttctttctgtgctGGCTTCCCAATCAGGCCCTGACACTGTGGGGAGTGCTAATAAAGTTTGACCTTGTTCCCTTCAGCAAGGCCTTCTACAATGCGCAGGCTTACGCCTTCCCCCTGACTGTGTGTTTGGCACACACCAACAGCTGCCTCAACCCCGTGCTCTACTGCTTGATTCGCCAAGAGTTTCGGGCAGGACTCAAGGAACTTCTCCTTAACGCCACGCCATCCTTCAGCAGCCTGACTCATCTGCTGCATCGCAGGGCCAAAGTGGCTGAGGCACCGCCTGCGCTGGTGCTGGTCCAGATGGATGTCTGA